One genomic region from Ammospiza nelsoni isolate bAmmNel1 chromosome 13, bAmmNel1.pri, whole genome shotgun sequence encodes:
- the AGRP gene encoding agouti-related protein, whose amino-acid sequence MLNVLLLCCGLLQGIQAVLDLRTADLSCGHVQKASGGLERVDRARQASLQRKGKEASAEPAGALPRLGFEQMALGVQEADGDLVQRGSLLEPQASSTELQAEGREERSPRRCVRLLESCLGHQIPCCDPCATCYCRFFNAFCYCRKISTTFPCGKN is encoded by the exons ATGCTGAacgtgctgctgctgtgctgtgggctgctgcaggggatccaggctgtgctggatcTCAGGACTGCTGACCTGAGCTGTGGCCACGTGCAGAAGGCGAGCGGCGGGCTGGAGCGGGTGGACAGAGCCCGCCAGGCCAGCCTGCAGCGCAAGGGCAAGGAGGCGTCTGCCGAGCCAGCAG GAGCTCTCCCAAGGCTGGGGTTTGAGCAGATGGCCCTGGGGGTCCAAGAAGCTGATGGTGACCTTGTGCAGAGAGGCAGCCTGCTGGAACCACAG GCATCATCCACAGAGCTGCAAGCCGAGGGCCGTGAGGAGCGCTCCCCCCGCCGCTGTGTCCGCCTGCTGGAGTCCTGCCTGGGCCACCAGATCCCCTGCTGCGACCCCTGTGCCACCTGCTACTGCCGCTTCTTCAACGCCTTTTGCTACTGCAGGAAAATCAGCACCACCTTCCCCTGCGGCAAGAACTAG
- the LOC132079256 gene encoding SNF-related serine/threonine-protein kinase-like — protein sequence MAGAQGCGEAKIAGLYDLERTLGKGHFAVVKLARHVFTGQRVAVKVIDKSKLAGEAAGQLLQEVRCMKLVQHPNVVRLYEVIDTHAKLYLILELGDGGDMFDHIMRHEGGLAEPRAKHYFAQIVHAISYCHKLHVVHRDLKPENVVFFQEQGVVKLTDFGFSNRFQPGKMLTTSCGSLAYSAPEILLGDEYDAPAVDIWSLGVILYMLVCGHPPFQEANDSETLTMIMDCRYTVPPHVSAQCADLISRMLQRDPKQRASLEQIEGHSWLQGVDPSPASRSLLPLTSHKRVSEEEHEIILQAMVCGNIADRDTIQEALEADRYNHITATYFLLAERMLREKQEKQGHRLSLVYNLAKEVQSRPNLSDTFGSAGSAGSLLPFTEMGGLAGASRLPPGGDIGGRQPTGTLLKVPAVDTTITKSTPALQQICEEEEEDDEEEERPCAMERKSSSLNQEQMRAFLRAHRPPGRGEVWGPGVELGGRGGRSGVAWAGKGVSGGRGPPVLRGNGGESPRREEDTEPGAFSAEFPKERGAVLSPQSSSDEVPQVLGAETSPATLPSPADTSPGQGEQISPAQQSVESSGPEGGAESVIKLDPGKGKGGSLRDRLLQFPLCEKALAFKLRPGSKESLLSLGQFNCCHVI from the exons ATGGCCGGGGCGCAGGGCTGCGGCGAGGCCAAGATCGCGGGGCTGTACGACCTGGAGCGCACGCTGGGCAAGGGCCACTTTGCCGTGGTGAAGCTGGCGCGGCACGTCTTCACTGGGCAGCGCGTGGCCGTCAAGGTGATCGACAAGAGCAAGCTGgcgggggaggcggcggggcagctcctgcaggaggtgCGCTGCATGAAGCTGGTGCAGCACCCCAACGTGGTGCGCCTCTACGAGGTCATCGACACCCACGCCAAGCTGTACCTCATCCTGGAGCTGGGCGATGGTGGGGACATGTTTGACCACATCATGCGGCACGAGGGCGGCCTGGCCGAGCCGCGCGCCAAGCACTACTTTGCCCAGATCGTCCATGCCATCTCCTATTGCCACAAGCTCCACGTGGTGCACCGCGACCTCAAGCCCGAGAACGTGGTCTTCTTCCAGGAGCAAGGGGTGGTCAAACTCACCGACTTTGGCTTCAGCAACCGCTTCCAGCCCGGCAAGATGCTCACCACCAGCTGCGGCTCCCTGGCCTACTCGGCACCAGAGATCCTGCTTGGGGATGAGTACGATGCCCCGGCTGTTG ACATCTGGAGCCTCGGAGTCATCCTCTACATGCTGGTGTGCGGCCACCCCCCTTTCCAGGAGGCCAACGACAGCGAGACCCTCACCATGATCATGGACTGCCGCTACACCGTCCCCCCGCACGTCTCGGCACAGTGCGCTGA TCTCATCTCCAGGATGCTGCAGCGGGACCCGAAGCAGCGAGCGTCCCTGGAGCAGATCGAGGGCCACTCGTGGCTGCAGGGGGTGGACCCGTCCCCTGCCAGCcgctccctgctgcccctcaccTCCCACAAGCGCGTGTCTGAGGAGGAGCACGAGATCATCCTGCAGGCCATGGTGTGCGGGAACATCGCGGATCGGGACACCATCCAGGA GGCGCTGGAAGCCGACCGCTACAACCACATCACGGCCACGTATTTCCTGCTGGCAGAGAGGATGCTGCGGgagaagcaggagaagcagggcCACCGCCTCAGTCTCGTTTACAACCTGGCCAAGGAGGTTCAGAGCAG GCCCAACTTGTCAGACACGTTTGGCTCTGCGGGCAGCGCCGGCAGCCTCCTGCCCTTCACGGAGATGGGCGGCCTCGCCGGGGCGTCCCGGCTGCCCCCTGGAGGGGACATCGGCGGCCGGCAGCCCACCGGGACCCTGCTGAAGGTCCCTGCCGTTGACACCACCATCACCAAGAGCACCCCGGCCCTGCAGCAGAtctgtgaggaggaagaggaggacgacgaggaggaggagaggcccTGCGCAATGgagaggaagagcagctctCTGAACCAGGAGCAGATGCGAGCCTTCCTGCGCGCCCaccgcccgcccggccgcggGGAGGTCTGGGGGCCGGGGGTGGAGCTGGGGGGCCGGGGAGGACGCTCGGGGGtggcctgggctgggaagggagtgAGTGGGGGCCGGGGTCCCCCCGTGCTGCGGGGAAATGGAGGTGAGTCCCCAAGGAGGGAGGaggacacagagcctggggccTTCTCAGCAGAGTTCCCCAAGGAAAGGGGAGCCGTCCTgtcaccccagagcagctcagatgAAGTTCCCCAGGTACTGGGGGCAGAGACGAGTCCTGCCACCCTCCCAAGTCCTGCAGACAcgtccccagggcagggggagcagatCAGCCCGGCCCAGCAGTCGGTGGAGAGCTCAGGCCCTGAAGGGGGCGCAGAGAGTGTGATCAAGCTGGACCCGGGCAAGGGCAAGGGGGGCAGCCTGCGGGACCGGCTCCTGCAGTTCCCGCTCTGCGAGAAAGCCCTGGCCTTCAAACTGCGGCCGGGCTCCAAGGAGAGCCTCCTGTCACTGGGGCAGTTCAACTGCTGCCATGTCATTTAA
- the SETD6 gene encoding N-lysine methyltransferase SETD6, with protein MASAPKRFKAAVESGAQENSSADPLSAFLAWCGRAGVELNPKVRLSREGAVAGYGMLAAEELQAGEVLFTIPRTALLSQHTTSIHALLQEAQESLQSQSGWVPLLLALLHEYTASSSHWQPYFSLWQDFRSLDHPMFWPQEERTRLLQGTGIPEAVDKDLANIQLEYNSIILPFMETHPDIFDPKLHTLELYKELVAFVMAYSFQEPLEEEEEDEKGPNPPMMVPVADILNHVANHNANLEYSPHCLRMVTTQPVRKGQEIFNTYGQMANWQLLHMYGFAEPYPGNSHDTADIQMVTLRRAALQRAKSEAQQQLVSEQWDFLCQLEMVGEEGAFVLGWDEVLTEEELSMTLKVLCMSEEEFKEYKEQDGWEDDSDEEENSTLSNEALSRLKTPCKKLLYDSVLLTLESYGADLKAEQDLLNNKEAYEKLSRREQQALHVRYGQKRILHQLLELVQ; from the exons ATGGCGTCGGCGCCCAAGCGGTTCAAG GCGGCGGTCGAGAGCGGCGCCCAGGAGAACAGTAGTGCCGACCCCCTCTCCGCGTTCCTGGCGTGGTGCGGGCGGGCCGGGGTGGAGCTGAACCCCAAG GTGcgcctgagcagggagggcgCGGTGGCGGGGTACGGGATGCTGGCTGCCGAGGAGCTGCAGGCGGGAGAGGTGCTGTTCACCATCCCTCGCACGGCGCTGCTGTCCCAACACACCACCTCCATCCACGCACTCCTGCAGGAAG CCCAGgagtccctgcagagccagtcTGGTTGGGTCCCTCTCCTGCTGGCCTTGCTCCACGAGtacacagccagcagctcccactggcaGCCGTACTTCTCCCTCTGGCAGGACTTCAGGAGCCTGGACCACCCCATGTTCTG GCCTCAAGAAGAGCGAACACggctcctgcagggcacaggcatCCCAGAAGCTGTGGACAAGGATCTAGCTAACATCCAGCTGGAGTACAACTCTATCATCTTGCCTTTCATGGAGACCCACCCTGATATCTTTGACCCCAAATTGCACACTCTGGAGTTGTATAAGGAGCTGGTGGCATTTGTCATGGCTTACAG CTTTCAGGAAcctttggaggaggaggaagaagatgagAAGGGGCCCAATCCTCCCATGATGGTGCCTGTAGCAGATATTTTGAATCATGTGGCCAACCACAATGCCAACCTGGAATACTCTCCT CACTGTCTGAGGATGGTTACAACCCAGCCTGTGAGGAAAGGACAGGAGATCTTCAACACCTATGGGCAGATGGCCaactggcagctgctgcacatgTACGGCTTCGCAGAGCCCTACCCGGGCAACAGCCACGACACGGCCGACATCCAGATGGTGACACTGcgcagggcagcgctgcagc GAGCCAAAAGTGAAGCGCAGCAGCAGCTGGTCTCAGAGCAGTGGGACTTCTTGTGCCAGCTGGAGATGGTGGGGGAGGAAGGTGCCTTTGTGCTTGGCTGGGATGAGGTGCTGACAGAGGAAGAGCTGTCCATGACCCTCAAG GTGCTCTGCATGTCAGAAGAAGAATTCAAGGAGTATAAGGAGCAAGATGGCTGGGAAGATGACAGTGACGAAGAGGAAAACTCTACCCTTTCAAATGAGGCCCTCTCCAGACTTAAAACCCCTTGCAAGAAGCTCCTTTATGACAGTGTGCTGCTGACCCTGGAGTCCTATGGGGCAGAcctgaaagcagagcaggactTGCTAAACAACAAGGAGGCTTATGAGAAACTGAGCCGAAGGGAGCAGCAGGCGCTGCACGTGCGCTATGGACAGAAGAGGATCCTGCACCAGCTGCTAGAGCTGGTACAATAA